One segment of Rosa chinensis cultivar Old Blush chromosome 6, RchiOBHm-V2, whole genome shotgun sequence DNA contains the following:
- the LOC112171345 gene encoding vacuolar protein sorting-associated protein 2 homolog 3-like yields the protein MISEDEDESLAQFDPQNIGALRGLQPGIKKKIGALQLEEVAEIKRTAKIGNEAATKILAKQLIRLRQHISNLQGSSSQMRAIATHTQAMHAQSSVVVGMKGASKAMATMNKVGLI from the exons ATGATATCAGAGGACGAGGATGAGAGCTTGGCTCAATTCGATCCTCAAAACATAGGTGCTCTTCGAGGTCTCCAACCAG GGATAAAGAAGAAAATTGGAGCATTGCAATTAGAA GAAGTTGCTGAGATAAAGAGAACTGCTAAAATAGGAAATGAG GCAGCAACTAAAATACTGGCCAAGCAGCTAATTAGGCTTAGGCAACATATATCTAACTTGCAAGGAAGTAGCTCTCAAATGAGAGCAATAGCAACTCATACACAA GCAATGCACGCCCAGTCATCAGTTGTTGTTGGCATGAAAGGTGCTAGTAAGGCAATGGCAACTATGAATAAGGTTGGACTAATTTAG